From the Streptomyces sp. Tu 2975 genome, one window contains:
- the gmk gene encoding guanylate kinase, which translates to MAAEVRPRLTVLSGPSGVGKSTVVAHMRKVHPEVWLSVSATTRKPRPGEKHGVQYFFVSDEEFDKLVANGELLEWAEFAGNRYGTPRRAVLDRLEAGEPVLLEIDLQGARQVKESMPDSRLVFLAPPSWEELVRRLTGRGTESPEVIERRLTVAKVELAAESEFDTTLVNTSVEDVARELLALMAVV; encoded by the coding sequence ATGGCAGCAGAGGTACGTCCGCGGCTGACCGTGCTCTCCGGCCCCTCCGGGGTCGGCAAGAGCACGGTCGTCGCTCATATGCGCAAGGTCCACCCCGAGGTCTGGCTCTCGGTGTCGGCAACCACCCGGAAGCCGCGACCCGGCGAGAAGCACGGCGTCCAGTACTTCTTCGTCAGTGACGAGGAGTTCGACAAGCTGGTCGCCAACGGCGAGCTGCTGGAGTGGGCCGAGTTCGCGGGCAACCGCTACGGCACGCCCCGTCGCGCGGTTCTCGACCGCCTGGAGGCGGGCGAGCCGGTGCTGCTGGAGATCGATCTCCAGGGCGCCCGGCAGGTGAAGGAGTCCATGCCGGATTCCCGGCTGGTCTTCCTCGCCCCGCCGAGCTGGGAGGAGTTGGTCCGCCGCCTCACCGGGCGCGGCACCGAGTCCCCCGAGGTCATCGAGCGCCGGCTGACGGTCGCCAAGGTGGAGCTGGCGGCCGAGTCGGAGTTCGACACCACCCTGGTCAACACCTCCGTCGAGGACGTGGCCCGTGAGCTGCTAGCCTTGATGGCAGTTGTTTGA
- a CDS encoding dihydroorotase: MSKTLIRGAKVLGGEPQDVLIDGATVERVGTGLEAGDATVIEAQGQILLPGLVDLHTHLREPGREDSETVLTGTRAAASGGYTAVFAMANTFPVADTAGVVEQVYRLGKESGYCDVQPIGAVTVGLEGKKLAELGAMHESAAGVTVFSDDGKCVDDAVMMRRALEYVKAFGGVIAQHAQEPRLTEGAQMNEGIVSAELGLGGWPAVAEESIIARDVLLAEHVGSRVHICHLSTAGSVEIVRWAKSRGIDVTAEVTPHHLLLTDELVRSYNPVYKVNPPLRTERDVMALREALADGTIDIVATDHAPHPHEDKDCEWAAAAMGMVGLETALSVVQQTMVETGLLDWAGVADRMSFKPAVIGGAKGHGRPVSAGEPANLTLVDPAYRGAVDPAGFASRSRNTPYEGRELPGRVTHTFLRGRATVVDGKLA, encoded by the coding sequence ATGAGCAAGACCCTGATCCGCGGTGCGAAGGTACTCGGCGGCGAGCCCCAGGACGTACTGATCGACGGCGCGACCGTCGAGCGTGTCGGCACCGGCCTCGAGGCCGGCGACGCGACCGTGATCGAGGCCCAGGGGCAGATCCTGCTGCCGGGCCTGGTCGACCTGCACACCCACCTGCGCGAGCCGGGCCGTGAGGACTCCGAGACGGTCCTCACCGGCACCCGCGCCGCGGCGAGCGGCGGTTACACGGCCGTGTTCGCCATGGCCAACACCTTCCCCGTCGCCGACACCGCCGGCGTGGTGGAGCAGGTCTACCGGCTCGGCAAGGAGTCCGGCTACTGCGACGTCCAGCCCATCGGCGCGGTCACCGTCGGCCTCGAAGGCAAGAAGCTCGCCGAGCTCGGTGCCATGCACGAGTCCGCGGCCGGCGTCACCGTCTTCTCCGACGACGGCAAGTGCGTCGACGACGCCGTGATGATGCGGCGCGCGCTGGAGTACGTGAAGGCCTTCGGCGGCGTCATCGCCCAGCACGCCCAGGAGCCCCGCCTCACCGAGGGCGCCCAGATGAACGAGGGCATCGTCTCCGCCGAGCTCGGACTCGGCGGCTGGCCGGCCGTCGCGGAGGAGTCGATCATCGCCCGCGACGTCCTCCTCGCCGAGCACGTCGGCTCCCGCGTCCACATCTGCCACCTCTCCACCGCCGGCTCCGTCGAGATCGTGCGCTGGGCCAAGTCCCGCGGCATCGACGTCACCGCCGAGGTCACCCCGCACCACCTGCTGCTGACCGACGAACTGGTCCGCTCGTACAACCCGGTCTACAAGGTCAACCCGCCGCTTCGCACCGAGCGCGACGTCATGGCGCTGCGTGAGGCGCTCGCCGACGGCACGATCGACATCGTCGCCACCGACCACGCCCCCCACCCGCACGAGGACAAGGACTGCGAGTGGGCCGCCGCCGCCATGGGCATGGTCGGCCTGGAGACCGCGCTGTCCGTCGTCCAGCAGACGATGGTCGAGACGGGACTGCTCGACTGGGCCGGCGTCGCCGACCGGATGTCCTTCAAGCCCGCGGTCATCGGCGGGGCCAAGGGCCACGGACGGCCCGTCTCGGCTGGTGAGCCCGCGAACCTCACCCTGGTCGATCCGGCATACCGTGGAGCGGTGGACCCCGCGGGCTTCGCCTCCCGCAGCCGCAACACCCCGTACGAGGGCCGTGAGCTGCCGGGACGCGTCACGCACACCTTCCTGCGGGGCCGGGCAACGGTTGTGGACGGGAAGCTGGCGTGA
- a CDS encoding aspartate carbamoyltransferase catalytic subunit encodes MMRHLISAADLTRDEAVLILDTAEEMARVADRPIKKLPALRGRTVCNLFFEDSTRTRISFEAAEKRLSADVINFAAKGSSVSKGESLKDTAQTLEAMGVDAVVIRHGASGAPYRLANSGWIDAPVINAGDGTHQHPTQALLDAFTMRRRLVGKDDGIGQDLAGRRITIVGDVLHSRVARSNVDLLHTLGAEVTLVAPPTLVPVGVETWPCEVSYDLDSTLTKSDAVMMLRVQRERMNAAFFPTEREYSRRYGLDGERMARMPEHAIVMHPGPMVRGMEITAEVADSPRCTVIEQVANGVSIRMAVLYLLLGGNESDAPTTNTRTEEK; translated from the coding sequence ATGATGCGTCACCTCATCTCGGCCGCCGACCTCACCCGCGACGAAGCCGTCCTCATCCTCGACACCGCAGAGGAGATGGCCCGGGTCGCCGACCGGCCGATCAAGAAGCTTCCCGCCCTGCGCGGCCGTACCGTCTGCAACCTCTTCTTCGAGGACTCCACCCGCACCCGGATCTCCTTCGAGGCCGCCGAGAAGCGCCTCTCCGCCGACGTCATCAACTTCGCGGCCAAGGGCTCGTCCGTCTCCAAGGGCGAGTCTCTGAAGGACACCGCCCAGACGCTGGAGGCGATGGGCGTCGACGCCGTCGTCATCCGGCACGGCGCGTCCGGCGCTCCCTACCGCCTCGCCAACTCCGGCTGGATCGACGCCCCCGTCATCAACGCCGGCGACGGCACCCACCAGCACCCGACCCAGGCCCTGCTCGACGCCTTCACGATGCGCCGCCGCCTCGTCGGCAAGGACGACGGGATCGGGCAGGACCTGGCCGGCAGGCGCATCACGATCGTGGGCGACGTACTGCACAGCCGGGTCGCCCGCTCCAACGTGGACCTGCTGCACACCCTCGGCGCCGAGGTCACCCTCGTCGCCCCGCCGACCCTGGTGCCGGTCGGCGTGGAGACCTGGCCCTGCGAGGTCTCCTACGACCTGGACTCGACCCTGACCAAGTCCGACGCGGTGATGATGCTGCGCGTCCAGCGCGAGCGGATGAACGCCGCGTTCTTCCCCACCGAGCGCGAGTACTCCCGGCGCTACGGCCTGGACGGCGAGCGGATGGCGCGGATGCCGGAGCACGCGATCGTGATGCACCCGGGGCCGATGGTCCGCGGCATGGAGATCACCGCCGAGGTCGCCGACTCGCCCCGCTGCACCGTCATCGAGCAGGTCGCCAACGGCGTGTCGATCCGCATGGCGGTGCTCTACCTGCTGCTCGGCGGCAACGAGTCCGACGCCCCCACCACGAACACCCGTACCGAGGAGAAGTAA
- a CDS encoding quinone-dependent dihydroorotate dehydrogenase — protein sequence MYKFFFDLVFKRMDPEQAHHLAFRWIRLAVRVPVLRTFAAAFLAPRYKELRIEALGLRMHGPFGLAAGFDKNAVAVDGMSMLGFDHVEIGTVTAQPQPGNPKKRLFRLVPDRALINRMGFNNDGSAAVAERLAARREIFRTVVGVNIGKTKVVPEEEAVGDYVTSTERLAAHADYLVVNVSSPNTPGLRNLQATESLRPLLTAVREAADSTVTDRRVPLLVKIAPDLADEDVDAVADLALELGLDGIIATNTTIAREGLGLKSSAELVKETGGLSGRPVKERSLEVLRRLYARVGDRITLVGVGGIENAEDAWQRILAGATLVQGYSAFIYEGPCYARAIHKGLAARLAASPYATLAEAVGAETRKAAS from the coding sequence ATGTACAAGTTCTTCTTCGACCTGGTCTTCAAGCGGATGGACCCGGAGCAGGCCCACCACCTCGCCTTCCGATGGATCCGGCTCGCGGTCCGCGTCCCCGTCCTGCGTACCTTCGCCGCCGCGTTCCTGGCGCCCCGCTACAAGGAACTGCGCATCGAGGCGCTCGGCCTGCGGATGCACGGCCCCTTCGGTCTCGCGGCCGGCTTCGACAAGAACGCCGTCGCCGTCGACGGCATGTCGATGCTCGGCTTCGACCACGTCGAGATCGGCACCGTCACGGCGCAGCCGCAGCCCGGCAACCCCAAGAAGCGCCTCTTCCGGCTCGTCCCCGACCGCGCCCTGATCAACCGGATGGGCTTCAACAACGACGGCTCGGCCGCCGTGGCCGAGCGGCTCGCGGCCCGCCGCGAGATCTTCCGCACGGTCGTCGGCGTCAACATCGGCAAGACCAAGGTGGTCCCGGAGGAGGAGGCGGTCGGCGACTACGTGACCTCCACCGAGCGCCTGGCCGCCCACGCCGACTACCTCGTCGTCAACGTCTCCTCGCCGAACACCCCCGGCCTGCGCAACCTCCAAGCCACCGAGTCGCTGCGCCCGCTGCTGACCGCCGTGCGCGAGGCCGCCGACAGCACCGTGACGGACCGCCGTGTACCGCTGCTGGTCAAGATCGCCCCCGACCTCGCGGACGAGGACGTGGACGCCGTCGCCGACCTCGCCCTGGAGCTGGGCCTGGACGGCATCATCGCCACGAACACCACCATCGCGCGCGAGGGCCTCGGCCTGAAGTCCTCTGCCGAGCTGGTCAAGGAGACCGGCGGGCTGTCCGGCCGGCCCGTCAAGGAGCGTTCCCTGGAGGTCCTGCGCCGCCTGTACGCCCGTGTGGGCGACCGCATCACCCTCGTCGGCGTCGGCGGCATCGAGAACGCCGAGGACGCCTGGCAGCGCATCCTCGCCGGCGCCACCCTCGTCCAGGGCTACAGCGCCTTCATCTACGAGGGCCCCTGCTACGCCCGCGCCATCCACAAGGGCCTCGCCGCGCGCCTCGCCGCGAGCCCCTACGCCACCCTCGCCGAGGCCGTCGGCGCCGAGACGCGAAAGGCCGCTTCATGA
- the carA gene encoding glutamine-hydrolyzing carbamoyl-phosphate synthase small subunit — MTTSTRGAAKAPAVLVLEDGRTFRGRAYGAVGETFGEAVFNTGMTGYQETLTDPSYHRQVVVMTAPHVGNTGVNDEDDESKKIWVAGYVVRDPARIPSNWRSRRTLDDELEAQGVVGISGIDTRALTRHLRERGAMRVGIFSGDALADDATLLARVLEAPEMKGADLSAEVATTEAYVVPAIGEKKFTVAALDLGIKGMTPHRMAERGIEVHVLPGTATAEDVYAVNPDGVFLSNGPGDPATADLTVIKAVLERRTPLFGICFGNQLLGRALGFGTYKLKYGHRGINQPVQDRTTGKVEVTAHNHGFAVEAPLDKVSETPYGRAEVSHVCLNDNVVEGLRLLDQPAFSVQYHPEAAAGPHDAAYLFDRFTSLMNTALMEAERA, encoded by the coding sequence ATGACGACCTCCACCCGGGGAGCCGCCAAAGCTCCCGCCGTACTCGTCCTGGAGGACGGCCGCACCTTCCGCGGCCGTGCTTACGGGGCCGTGGGGGAGACCTTCGGCGAGGCGGTGTTCAACACCGGCATGACGGGCTACCAGGAGACGCTGACGGACCCGTCGTACCACCGCCAGGTCGTGGTCATGACCGCGCCGCACGTCGGCAACACCGGCGTCAACGACGAGGACGACGAGTCGAAGAAGATCTGGGTCGCCGGCTATGTCGTGCGCGACCCCGCCCGTATCCCCTCGAACTGGCGCTCCCGCCGCACCCTCGACGACGAACTGGAGGCCCAGGGCGTCGTCGGCATCAGCGGCATCGACACCCGCGCCCTCACCCGCCACCTGCGTGAGCGCGGCGCGATGCGCGTCGGCATCTTCTCCGGTGACGCCCTGGCGGACGACGCCACGCTGCTCGCCCGGGTCCTCGAAGCGCCCGAGATGAAGGGTGCCGACCTTTCCGCGGAGGTCGCCACCACCGAGGCGTACGTCGTCCCGGCGATCGGCGAGAAGAAGTTCACCGTCGCCGCGCTCGACCTGGGCATCAAGGGCATGACGCCGCACCGCATGGCGGAGCGCGGCATAGAGGTCCATGTCCTGCCCGGCACGGCCACCGCGGAGGACGTCTACGCCGTGAACCCCGACGGAGTCTTCCTCTCCAACGGCCCGGGCGACCCGGCCACCGCCGACCTGACCGTCATCAAGGCGGTGCTGGAGCGCAGGACGCCGCTGTTCGGCATCTGCTTCGGGAACCAGCTGCTCGGCCGCGCCCTCGGCTTCGGCACCTACAAGCTGAAGTACGGCCACCGCGGCATCAACCAGCCCGTGCAGGACCGCACGACCGGCAAGGTCGAGGTCACCGCTCACAACCACGGATTCGCCGTCGAGGCCCCTCTCGACAAGGTCTCCGAGACACCCTACGGACGCGCGGAGGTCTCCCACGTCTGCCTCAACGACAACGTCGTGGAGGGGCTGAGGCTGCTCGACCAGCCCGCCTTCAGCGTCCAGTACCACCCCGAGGCGGCCGCCGGCCCGCACGACGCCGCGTACCTCTTCGACCGCTTCACGTCTTTGATGAACACCGCCCTGATGGAGGCCGAGCGTGCCTAA
- the carB gene encoding carbamoyl-phosphate synthase large subunit, translating into MPKRTDIQSVLVIGSGPIVIGQAAEFDYSGTQACRVLKAEGLRVILVNSNPATIMTDPEIADATYVEPITPEFVEKIIAKERPDALLPTLGGQTALNTAISMHEQGVLEKYGVELIGANVEAINKGEDRDLFKGVVEAVKAKIGYGESARSVICHSMDDVLKGVETLGGYPVVVRPSFTMGGAGSGFAHDEEELRRIAGQGLTLSPTTEVLLEESILGWKEYELELMRDKHDNVVVVCSIENFDPMGVHTGDSITVAPAMTLTDREYQRLRDIGIAIIREVGVDTGGCNIQFAVNPDDGRIIVIEMNPRVSRSSALASKATGFPIAKIAAKLAVGYTLDEIPNDITEKTPASFEPTLDYVVVKAPRFAFEKFPSADATLTTTMKSVGEAMAIGRNFTEALQKALRSLEKKGSQFAFTGETGDKDELLREAVRPTDGRINTVMQAIRAGATPEEVFDATKIDPWFVDQLFLIKEHADELAAAEKLDPELLADAKRHGFSDAQIAEIRGLREDVVREVRHALGIRPVYKTVDTCAAEFAARTPYFYSSYDEESEVAPRTKPAVIILGSGPNRIGQGIEFDYSCVHASFALHDAGYETVMVNCNPETVSTDYDTSDRLYFEPLTLEDVLEIVHAESLAGPIAGVVVQLGGQTPLGLAQALKDNGVPVVGTPPEAIHAAEDRGAFGRVLAEAGLPAPKHGTATTFAGAKAIADEIGYPVLVRPSYVLGGRGMEIVYDEARLEAYIAESTEISPTRPVLVDRFLDDAIEIDVDALYDGTELYLGGVMEHIEEAGIHSGDSACALPPITLGGFDIKRLRASTEAIAKGVGVRGLINIQFAMAGDILYVLEANPRASRTVPFTSKATAVPLAKAAARISLGATVAELREEGLLPKNGDGGTLPLDAPISVKEAVMPWSRFRDVHGRGVDTVLGPEMRSTGEVMGIDTVFGTAYAKSQAGAYGPLPTKGRAFVSVANRDKRSMIFPARELVAHGFELLATSGTAEVLKRNGINATVVRKQSEGEGPGGEKTIVQLIHDGEVDLIVNTPYGTGGRLDGYEIRTAAVARGVPCLTTVQALAAAVQGIDALNRGDVGVRSLQEHAEHLTAARD; encoded by the coding sequence GTGCCTAAGCGCACCGATATCCAGTCCGTCCTGGTCATCGGCTCCGGCCCGATCGTCATCGGCCAGGCCGCCGAGTTCGACTACTCCGGCACCCAGGCCTGCCGCGTCCTCAAGGCAGAGGGCCTTCGCGTCATCCTGGTGAACTCCAACCCGGCGACGATCATGACCGACCCGGAGATCGCCGACGCCACCTACGTCGAGCCGATCACCCCCGAGTTCGTCGAGAAGATCATCGCCAAGGAGCGCCCCGACGCGCTGCTGCCCACCCTCGGCGGCCAGACCGCGCTCAACACCGCCATCTCCATGCACGAGCAGGGTGTGCTGGAGAAGTACGGCGTCGAGCTGATCGGCGCCAATGTCGAGGCGATCAACAAGGGCGAGGACCGCGACCTCTTCAAGGGCGTCGTCGAGGCCGTCAAGGCCAAGATCGGTTACGGCGAGTCCGCCCGGTCCGTGATCTGCCACTCCATGGACGACGTCCTCAAGGGCGTAGAGACGCTCGGCGGCTACCCCGTCGTCGTCCGCCCCTCCTTCACCATGGGCGGCGCCGGCTCCGGCTTCGCCCACGACGAGGAGGAGCTGCGCCGCATCGCCGGCCAGGGCCTCACCCTCTCGCCGACCACCGAAGTGCTCCTCGAGGAGTCCATCCTCGGCTGGAAGGAGTACGAGCTGGAGCTGATGCGCGACAAGCACGACAACGTCGTGGTCGTCTGCTCCATCGAGAACTTCGACCCGATGGGCGTCCACACCGGCGACTCGATCACCGTCGCCCCGGCGATGACGCTGACCGACCGCGAGTACCAGCGGCTGCGGGACATCGGCATCGCGATCATCCGCGAGGTCGGCGTCGACACCGGTGGCTGCAACATCCAGTTCGCGGTGAACCCGGACGACGGCCGGATCATCGTCATCGAGATGAACCCGCGTGTCTCGCGGTCCTCGGCGCTCGCGTCCAAGGCCACCGGCTTCCCGATCGCCAAGATCGCCGCGAAGCTCGCCGTCGGCTACACGCTGGACGAGATCCCGAACGACATCACCGAGAAGACCCCGGCCTCCTTCGAGCCGACCCTCGACTACGTCGTCGTCAAGGCGCCGCGGTTCGCGTTCGAGAAGTTCCCCTCGGCCGACGCCACCCTCACCACGACCATGAAGTCCGTCGGCGAGGCCATGGCCATCGGCAGGAACTTCACGGAGGCGCTGCAGAAGGCCCTGCGCTCGCTGGAGAAGAAGGGCAGCCAGTTCGCCTTCACCGGTGAGACCGGCGACAAGGACGAGCTGCTGCGGGAGGCGGTCCGCCCCACCGACGGCCGGATCAACACCGTCATGCAGGCCATCCGCGCCGGAGCCACCCCGGAGGAGGTCTTCGACGCGACGAAGATCGACCCGTGGTTCGTCGACCAGCTGTTCCTGATCAAGGAGCACGCGGACGAGCTCGCGGCCGCGGAGAAGCTCGACCCCGAGCTGCTCGCCGACGCCAAGCGCCACGGCTTCTCCGACGCCCAGATCGCCGAGATCCGCGGCCTGCGCGAGGACGTCGTGCGCGAGGTCCGCCACGCGCTCGGCATCCGCCCGGTCTACAAGACGGTCGACACCTGCGCCGCCGAGTTCGCCGCCCGCACCCCGTACTTCTACTCGTCCTACGACGAGGAGTCCGAGGTCGCGCCGCGCACCAAGCCCGCCGTGATCATCCTCGGCTCCGGTCCGAACCGCATCGGCCAGGGCATCGAGTTCGACTACTCCTGCGTCCACGCCTCCTTCGCGCTGCACGACGCCGGGTACGAGACCGTGATGGTCAACTGCAACCCGGAGACCGTCTCCACCGACTACGACACCTCCGACCGCCTGTACTTCGAGCCGCTGACGCTCGAGGACGTGCTGGAGATCGTGCACGCCGAGTCGCTGGCCGGCCCGATCGCCGGTGTCGTCGTCCAGCTCGGCGGCCAGACCCCGCTGGGCCTGGCCCAGGCGCTCAAGGACAACGGCGTCCCGGTCGTCGGCACCCCGCCGGAGGCCATCCACGCCGCTGAGGACCGCGGCGCGTTCGGCCGGGTGCTCGCCGAGGCCGGTCTCCCGGCGCCGAAGCACGGCACCGCCACCACCTTCGCGGGCGCCAAGGCCATCGCCGACGAGATCGGCTACCCGGTCCTGGTCCGCCCGTCGTACGTGCTCGGCGGCCGCGGCATGGAGATCGTGTACGATGAGGCGCGCCTCGAGGCGTACATCGCCGAGTCCACCGAGATCTCCCCGACCCGCCCGGTGCTGGTCGACCGCTTCCTCGACGACGCCATCGAGATCGACGTCGACGCCCTCTACGACGGCACCGAGCTCTACCTCGGCGGCGTGATGGAGCACATCGAGGAGGCCGGCATCCACTCCGGCGACTCGGCCTGCGCCCTGCCCCCGATCACGCTCGGCGGCTTCGACATCAAGCGCCTGCGCGCCTCCACCGAGGCCATCGCCAAGGGTGTCGGCGTGCGCGGACTGATCAACATCCAGTTCGCGATGGCCGGCGACATCCTCTACGTCCTCGAGGCCAACCCGCGTGCCTCCCGGACCGTGCCCTTCACCTCGAAGGCGACCGCGGTCCCGCTCGCCAAGGCCGCCGCCCGCATCTCGCTCGGCGCCACCGTCGCCGAACTGCGCGAGGAGGGCCTGCTGCCGAAGAACGGCGACGGCGGCACCCTGCCGCTCGACGCGCCGATCTCCGTCAAGGAGGCCGTCATGCCGTGGTCGCGCTTCCGTGACGTGCACGGCCGCGGCGTGGACACCGTCCTCGGCCCGGAGATGCGCTCCACCGGCGAGGTCATGGGCATCGACACGGTCTTCGGCACGGCGTACGCCAAGTCGCAGGCCGGCGCGTACGGCCCGCTGCCCACCAAGGGCCGCGCGTTCGTCTCCGTGGCCAACCGCGACAAGCGCTCGATGATCTTCCCGGCCCGCGAGCTGGTCGCCCACGGCTTCGAGCTGCTGGCCACCTCGGGGACCGCCGAGGTCCTCAAGCGCAACGGCATCAACGCGACCGTGGTGCGCAAGCAGTCGGAAGGTGAGGGGCCGGGCGGTGAGAAGACCATCGTCCAGCTGATCCACGACGGTGAGGTCGACCTCATCGTCAACACCCCCTACGGCACCGGCGGCCGCCTCGACGGCTACGAGATCCGCACCGCCGCCGTCGCGCGGGGCGTCCCGTGCCTGACGACGGTGCAGGCGCTCGCCGCCGCCGTCCAGGGCATCGACGCGCTCAACCGCGGTGACGTCGGCGTCCGTTCACTGCAGGAACACGCGGAACACCTGACCGCGGCCCGCGACTAG
- the pyrR gene encoding bifunctional pyr operon transcriptional regulator/uracil phosphoribosyltransferase PyrR — protein MDASSSSDAARPVLEGPDIARVLTRIAHEIVERAKGADDVVLLGIPTRGVYLARRLAQKLEGITGRKIPVGSLDITMYRDDLRMKPARALARTEIPGDGIDGRLVVLVDDVLFSGRTIRAALDALGDLGRPRAVQLAVLVDRGHRELPIRADYVGKNLPTSLRETVKVQLSEEDGRDTVLLGVRETAPAAER, from the coding sequence ATGGACGCTTCCAGTAGTTCCGATGCCGCCAGGCCCGTTCTCGAAGGCCCCGACATCGCGCGGGTACTGACCCGTATCGCCCATGAGATCGTCGAGCGCGCCAAGGGCGCCGACGACGTGGTTCTCCTCGGCATCCCGACCCGCGGTGTGTATCTGGCCCGCCGGCTCGCCCAGAAGCTCGAAGGCATCACCGGCCGCAAGATCCCGGTCGGCTCCCTCGACATCACCATGTACCGCGACGACCTGCGGATGAAGCCCGCCCGTGCGCTGGCCCGCACCGAGATCCCCGGTGACGGCATCGACGGCCGTCTCGTCGTCCTCGTCGACGACGTGCTCTTCTCCGGCCGCACCATCCGCGCCGCGCTCGACGCCCTCGGCGACCTCGGCCGGCCCCGGGCCGTGCAGCTCGCCGTCCTGGTCGACCGGGGCCACCGCGAGCTGCCCATCCGCGCCGACTACGTCGGCAAGAACCTCCCCACCTCGCTGCGCGAGACGGTCAAGGTCCAGCTCTCGGAGGAGGACGGCCGCGACACCGTCCTGCTCGGTGTGCGGGAGACCGCCCCCGCCGCGGAGCGCTAG
- the bldD gene encoding transcriptional regulator BldD, which translates to MSSEYAKQLGAKLRAIRTQQGLSLHGVEEKSQGRWKAVVVGSYERGDRAVTVQRLAELADFYGVPVQELLPGTTPGGAAEPPPKLVLDLERLAHVPQEKAGPLQRYAATIQSQRGDYNGKVLSIRQDDLRTLAVIYDQSPSVLTEQLISWGVLDADARRAVAHEES; encoded by the coding sequence ATGTCCAGCGAATACGCAAAACAGCTCGGGGCCAAGCTCCGCGCCATCCGCACCCAGCAGGGGCTGTCCCTCCACGGCGTCGAGGAGAAGTCGCAGGGCCGCTGGAAGGCCGTTGTCGTGGGTTCCTACGAGCGCGGCGACCGTGCCGTCACGGTGCAGCGCCTCGCCGAGCTGGCGGACTTCTACGGCGTCCCGGTGCAGGAACTGCTGCCCGGCACCACGCCCGGCGGTGCCGCCGAGCCGCCGCCGAAGCTCGTGCTCGACCTGGAGCGCCTGGCGCACGTCCCCCAGGAGAAGGCCGGCCCCCTCCAGCGGTACGCGGCGACGATCCAGTCGCAGCGCGGCGACTACAACGGCAAGGTGCTGTCGATCCGCCAGGACGACCTGCGCACCCTGGCCGTGATCTACGACCAGTCGCCGTCGGTCCTGACCGAGCAGCTCATCAGCTGGGGTGTGCTGGACGCGGACGCGCGCCGTGCGGTGGCGCACGAGGAGAGCTGA
- the pyrF gene encoding orotidine-5'-phosphate decarboxylase: MTLPETFGARLRHAMDTRGPLCVGIDPHASLLTAWGLNDDVDGLERFTRTTVEALADRVAVLKPQSAFFERFGSRGIAVLEKAVAEARAAGALVLMDAKRGDIGSTMGAYAETYLRKDSPLFSDAVTVSPYLGFGSLRPALDQAVLSGCGVFVLALTSNPEGAEVQRSTAAGGKSLAQVMLDHMAAENAGAQPLGPVGAVVGATLGDAGVDLDINGPLLAPGIGAQGATPADLPGVFGAAVRNVVPSVSRGVLRHGPDVRGLRESAARFADEIRAAVASV; encoded by the coding sequence ATGACCCTCCCGGAAACCTTCGGCGCACGGCTGCGCCACGCCATGGACACCCGCGGCCCGCTGTGTGTCGGCATCGACCCGCACGCCTCGCTGCTCACCGCTTGGGGGCTGAACGACGACGTCGACGGTCTCGAGCGGTTCACCCGCACCACGGTCGAGGCGCTCGCCGACCGGGTCGCCGTCCTCAAGCCGCAGTCGGCGTTCTTCGAGCGCTTCGGCTCACGCGGCATCGCCGTGCTGGAGAAGGCCGTGGCGGAGGCGCGAGCGGCCGGTGCGCTGGTCCTGATGGACGCCAAGCGGGGCGACATCGGCTCGACCATGGGCGCGTACGCGGAGACCTACCTCCGCAAGGACTCCCCGCTGTTCTCCGACGCCGTCACCGTCTCCCCGTACCTGGGCTTCGGATCGCTGCGCCCGGCCCTGGACCAGGCCGTGCTGAGCGGCTGCGGTGTGTTCGTCCTGGCGCTCACCTCCAACCCGGAGGGCGCGGAGGTGCAGCGCTCGACCGCGGCCGGCGGGAAGTCGCTGGCCCAGGTGATGCTCGACCACATGGCCGCGGAGAACGCCGGGGCGCAGCCCCTCGGACCGGTCGGCGCGGTAGTGGGCGCGACACTCGGCGACGCGGGCGTGGACCTCGACATCAACGGGCCGCTGCTGGCCCCCGGCATCGGCGCCCAGGGCGCGACGCCGGCGGACCTCCCCGGGGTCTTCGGCGCGGCCGTCCGCAATGTGGTGCCGAGCGTCAGCCGCGGTGTCCTTCGGCACGGACCGGACGTGCGGGGGCTGCGCGAGTCGGCCGCTCGCTTCGCCGATGAGATCCGCGCGGCGGTCGCCTCGGTCTGA
- a CDS encoding integration host factor: protein MALPPLTPEQRAAALEKAAAARRERAEVKNRLKHSGASLHEVIKQGQENDVIGKMKVSALLESLPGVGKVRAKQIMERLGISESRRVRGLGSNQIASLEREFGGGAA, encoded by the coding sequence GTGGCTCTTCCGCCCCTTACCCCTGAACAGCGCGCAGCCGCGCTCGAAAAGGCCGCCGCGGCTCGCCGGGAGCGGGCCGAGGTCAAGAATCGACTCAAGCACTCCGGCGCCTCCCTCCACGAGGTCATCAAGCAGGGCCAGGAGAACGACGTCATCGGCAAGATGAAGGTCTCCGCCCTCCTCGAGTCCCTGCCGGGCGTGGGCAAGGTCCGCGCCAAGCAGATCATGGAGAGGCTCGGCATCTCCGAGAGCCGCCGGGTCCGTGGTCTCGGCTCCAACCAGATCGCCTCCTTGGAGCGCGAGTTCGGCGGCGGTGCCGCCTGA